In Nonomuraea sp. NBC_00507, the following are encoded in one genomic region:
- a CDS encoding dipeptidase yields the protein MTLALHQRAVVADTHNDLLMAVSARPPQQWASFFREQWLPQLLAGGVDLQVLPVFIDDQYRPEGALRQTLRMIECAHVLAEANADHVRICLDAGDIDRALADGKIALLLALESMPGLDANVELISTMHRLGVRVASIAHFGRTPLADGSGEDATGSGLTSHGVAALAEMERLGIVFDVSHLGASGVAHVLELAAKPVMATHSAARALRDHHRNLTDEQLRGVAATGGVVCVNFFAPFLADREEDMTLDRLLDHIEHVADVAGIDHVGLGPDFIREVMEDLTPPCCEGVFSRGVNPKSAVPGLEGPSGLPMVTEGLLARGLPEKDVMKIIGGNVHRFFGERLA from the coding sequence ATGACGCTTGCCCTGCACCAGCGTGCCGTCGTGGCCGACACTCACAACGATCTGCTGATGGCCGTCTCCGCCCGCCCGCCGCAGCAGTGGGCTTCGTTCTTCCGCGAGCAATGGTTGCCCCAGCTCCTCGCGGGCGGGGTCGATCTGCAGGTCCTGCCCGTCTTCATCGACGACCAATATCGGCCGGAGGGCGCGCTGCGGCAGACGCTGCGGATGATCGAGTGCGCGCACGTGCTCGCCGAGGCCAACGCCGACCACGTCCGCATCTGCCTCGACGCCGGCGACATCGACAGAGCACTCGCCGACGGCAAGATCGCCCTGCTGCTGGCGCTGGAGAGCATGCCCGGCCTGGACGCCAACGTCGAGCTGATCTCGACCATGCACCGCCTCGGCGTGCGGGTGGCCTCCATCGCGCACTTCGGCCGCACACCGCTGGCCGACGGCAGCGGCGAGGACGCCACGGGCAGCGGGCTGACCTCGCACGGCGTCGCCGCCCTGGCCGAGATGGAGCGGCTCGGCATCGTCTTCGACGTCTCCCACCTGGGCGCTTCCGGTGTCGCCCACGTCCTGGAGCTGGCCGCCAAACCGGTGATGGCCACCCATTCCGCCGCCCGCGCGCTGCGCGACCACCACCGCAACCTCACCGACGAGCAACTGCGCGGGGTGGCCGCCACCGGAGGCGTGGTCTGCGTCAACTTCTTCGCCCCCTTTCTGGCCGACCGGGAGGAGGACATGACGCTCGACCGCCTGCTCGATCACATCGAACACGTCGCCGACGTGGCCGGCATCGACCACGTGGGACTCGGCCCGGACTTCATCCGCGAGGTCATGGAGGACCTGACGCCACCGTGCTGCGAGGGCGTCTTCTCCAGAGGGGTGAACCCGAAGTCCGCGGTGCCCGGCCTGGAGGGGCCCTCCGGCCTGCCCATGGTCACCGAGGGCCTGCTCGCCCGCGGCCTGCCGGAGAAGGACGTCATGAAGATCATCGGTGGGAACGTGCACCGGTTCTTCGGTGAGCGTCTGGCCTGA
- a CDS encoding flavin-containing monooxygenase, translated as MAPNVAIVGAGFGGLCMAIQLERAGIRSYTVFEKAGDLGGTWRDNSYPGAGCDIPSHLYSYSFEKYTSWTRRYPAQPEILGYLEHCADKYDTRRQIRFGTEVRRAAFHDSQWWLTTADGAGEERTEAFDVMVMGVGQLNRPRLPDIAGLPDFAGVSFHSARWNHDHDLTGRRVAVIGNGSSAAQFIPRIAEQVERLHVFQRTPNWVIPKPDATFGPLATRAFRFVPGLQRAYREWIYRYAEATLYPALAQGWSAGLLKKRALRHLRDQVPDPDLRAKLTPDYPPGCKRVVIDSTFYPALTRDNVDVVTDKIVRIAPEGVETTEGLREVDTIVYATGFQSTEFLAPMEITGRGGRSLREQWTGGAEAYLGISVPNFPNMFLLYGPNTNLGHSSIIFMIECQVRHIMSCLPHVSAHGPIEVRPAAMAAWSRQLDAAMSRMVWGGGCHSWYKTPQGRVTNNWPGSTTLYRRLTAKPPLPAYQPVAAG; from the coding sequence ATGGCACCAAACGTCGCGATCGTCGGAGCGGGATTCGGCGGACTGTGCATGGCGATCCAGCTCGAACGGGCCGGGATCCGCTCCTACACCGTGTTCGAGAAGGCAGGGGACCTCGGCGGCACCTGGCGTGACAACAGTTATCCGGGGGCAGGCTGCGACATTCCCTCGCATTTGTATTCCTACTCGTTCGAGAAGTACACGAGCTGGACCCGCCGCTACCCGGCGCAGCCTGAAATTCTCGGATATCTAGAGCATTGCGCCGATAAGTACGACACCAGGCGACAAATCCGCTTCGGGACCGAGGTCCGCCGGGCCGCCTTCCATGACTCCCAGTGGTGGCTCACCACCGCCGATGGCGCCGGCGAGGAGCGTACGGAGGCGTTCGACGTGATGGTCATGGGCGTCGGCCAGCTCAACCGCCCCCGCCTGCCGGACATTGCGGGATTGCCGGACTTCGCGGGCGTCTCCTTCCACTCCGCCCGCTGGAACCACGACCACGACCTCACCGGCAGGCGCGTCGCCGTGATCGGGAACGGCTCGTCGGCGGCCCAGTTCATCCCGCGGATCGCCGAGCAGGTCGAGCGGCTGCACGTCTTCCAGCGCACCCCCAACTGGGTGATCCCCAAGCCGGACGCCACCTTCGGACCTCTGGCCACACGTGCGTTCCGCTTCGTCCCCGGCCTCCAGCGGGCCTACCGCGAGTGGATCTACCGGTACGCCGAGGCCACCCTCTACCCCGCGCTCGCCCAGGGCTGGAGCGCCGGACTGCTGAAGAAGCGGGCGCTGCGGCACCTGCGCGACCAGGTGCCCGACCCGGACCTGCGGGCCAAGCTCACGCCCGACTACCCGCCCGGCTGCAAGCGGGTCGTCATCGACAGCACCTTCTATCCGGCGCTGACGAGGGACAACGTCGACGTGGTCACCGACAAGATCGTCCGGATCGCGCCGGAGGGCGTCGAGACCACGGAGGGCCTGCGCGAAGTCGACACGATCGTGTACGCGACCGGCTTCCAGAGCACCGAGTTCCTGGCCCCGATGGAGATCACCGGGCGCGGCGGCCGGTCGCTGCGGGAGCAGTGGACCGGCGGGGCGGAGGCGTACCTGGGCATCTCCGTGCCGAACTTCCCCAACATGTTCCTGCTCTACGGCCCGAACACGAACCTCGGGCACAGCTCCATCATCTTCATGATCGAATGCCAGGTGCGCCACATCATGTCGTGCCTGCCGCACGTGTCGGCGCACGGCCCGATCGAGGTGCGGCCGGCAGCGATGGCGGCGTGGAGCAGGCAGCTCGACGCGGCGATGAGCCGGATGGTGTGGGGCGGAGGCTGTCACAGCTGGTACAAGACGCCGCAGGGCCGCGTCACGAACAACTGGCCCGGATCCACGACGCTCTACCGCAGGCTGACGGCCAAGCCGCCGCTGCCCGCCTATCAGCCGGTCGCCGCGGGCTAG
- a CDS encoding Nif3-like dinuclear metal center hexameric protein yields the protein MTLTDVIEVLEAAYPPARAESWDAVGPVCGDPAQQVRRVLFAVDPVAVVAEEALEWGADLIVTHHPLYLRGTTSVAATTPKGRLVHTLIKNDVALYTAHTNADVANPGVSDALARAVGLTGDLVPLQPFPDDPWRGLGRIGELPEPATLGEFAAQAAKGLPHTSWGVRAAGDLSRTVRRVAVSGGAGDSLLGTAAAAGVDVFLTADLRHHPSSEFIEAGGPALIDAAHWATEWPWLDSAASILHASGVNVETRVSATVTDAWTRGY from the coding sequence GTGACGTTGACGGATGTGATCGAGGTGCTCGAGGCGGCCTATCCGCCCGCCCGGGCCGAGTCGTGGGACGCGGTGGGGCCGGTCTGCGGGGATCCGGCCCAGCAGGTGCGGCGGGTGTTGTTCGCGGTCGATCCGGTCGCGGTCGTGGCCGAAGAGGCCCTGGAGTGGGGCGCCGACCTGATCGTCACCCACCATCCTCTCTACCTGCGCGGCACCACGAGCGTCGCCGCGACGACCCCCAAGGGCCGGCTCGTCCACACTCTGATCAAGAACGACGTCGCCCTCTACACCGCCCACACCAACGCCGACGTCGCCAACCCCGGCGTGTCGGACGCCTTGGCCAGGGCCGTCGGGCTGACCGGCGACCTGGTGCCGCTCCAGCCCTTTCCCGACGACCCGTGGCGCGGGCTGGGCCGCATAGGGGAGCTGCCGGAGCCGGCGACGCTGGGGGAGTTCGCGGCCCAGGCCGCCAAGGGGCTGCCGCACACCTCGTGGGGGGTTCGCGCGGCCGGCGATCTGTCCAGGACGGTGCGGCGGGTGGCGGTCAGCGGCGGCGCGGGCGACTCGCTCCTCGGCACGGCCGCGGCCGCCGGAGTCGACGTCTTCCTCACGGCCGACCTGCGCCACCACCCGTCGAGCGAGTTCATCGAGGCGGGCGGGCCCGCGCTGATCGACGCCGCGCACTGGGCGACCGAGTGGCCGTGGCTCGACAGCGCGGCGTCCATCCTGCACGCCAGTGGCGTTAACGTTGAAACACGTGTCTCCGCCACGGTCACCGATGCTTGGACAAGAGGATATTGA
- a CDS encoding zinc ribbon domain-containing protein, whose product MKAAPEAQKRLLDLAELDSVIDRLAHRRRTLPELAEIDERSKQYARLATQVIEAQTEAGDLAREQTKAESDVDAVRTRADRDQKRLDSGAVTSPRDLASLQSEIASLQKRQGDLEEIVLEIMERREAADTKATDLVAQRDEVAAAVSAAEGRRDAALKEIDKEAAEVQGRRSAVASDIPADLMALYVKLRDQYGVGAAMLRGGRCQGCKVALSIAEMNRIKAAPHDEVLRCDECRRILVRTAESGL is encoded by the coding sequence ATGAAAGCAGCCCCTGAAGCCCAGAAGAGACTGCTCGACCTGGCAGAGCTCGACTCCGTGATCGACCGGCTGGCCCACCGCCGCCGCACCCTTCCGGAGCTGGCCGAGATCGACGAGCGGTCGAAGCAATATGCCAGGCTCGCCACGCAGGTCATCGAGGCCCAGACCGAGGCCGGCGACCTGGCCCGCGAGCAGACCAAGGCGGAGAGTGACGTCGACGCCGTGCGCACGCGCGCCGACCGTGACCAGAAGCGCCTGGACTCCGGCGCCGTGACGTCCCCGCGTGACCTGGCGAGCCTCCAGTCCGAGATCGCCTCGCTGCAGAAGCGTCAGGGCGATCTGGAGGAGATCGTCTTGGAGATCATGGAGCGCCGCGAGGCCGCGGACACCAAGGCGACCGACCTGGTGGCGCAGCGCGACGAGGTGGCCGCCGCCGTGTCCGCCGCTGAGGGCCGGCGCGACGCCGCGCTCAAGGAGATCGACAAGGAGGCGGCCGAGGTCCAGGGCCGCCGCTCCGCCGTCGCCAGTGACATCCCCGCCGACCTGATGGCGCTCTACGTGAAGCTCAGGGACCAATACGGCGTGGGTGCCGCCATGCTGCGCGGCGGCCGGTGCCAGGGCTGCAAGGTGGCCCTGTCCATCGCCGAGATGAACCGCATCAAGGCCGCACCCCACGACGAGGTGCTGCGCTGCGACGAGTGCCGCCGCATTCTCGTACGGACGGCAGAGTCCGGGTTGTGA
- a CDS encoding bifunctional RNase H/acid phosphatase — MTHYVIEADGGSRGNPGPAGYGAVVTDAADGQVLTESAEAIGVTTNNVAEYRGLIAGLEAVLRLGGEGAQVAVRMDSKLVIEQMAGRWKIKNEGLRPLAMEAAALARRLRVTEWTWIPRERNKHADRLANEAMDAAAKGLTWKAGGTTDLHAQEGVRTLATRRTDLLDAGDISEISAPAASVAAAQQRVKPAGTGTGWAPPTRVATSLLLLRHGETELSLERRFSGLGDPELTPNGLAQASAAADRLSREPYRPDVIVTSPLKRARQTAAAVAGRTGVDVEVVEDLREADFGAWEGHTFTEVQRKWPAELAAWLADPATAPPGGESFATAARRVQAAGERLVERYEGKTVLAVSHVTPIKMLLRLALMAPLESIYRMHLDLACLSLIEYYADGPAVVKSFNDTSHLR, encoded by the coding sequence GTGACGCACTACGTCATCGAGGCCGACGGCGGCTCGCGCGGCAATCCCGGCCCCGCCGGCTACGGCGCGGTCGTCACGGACGCCGCGGACGGCCAGGTGCTGACGGAGTCGGCCGAGGCCATCGGCGTCACCACCAACAACGTCGCCGAATACCGCGGGCTGATCGCCGGCCTCGAGGCCGTGCTCCGCCTGGGCGGCGAGGGCGCGCAGGTGGCCGTGCGGATGGACTCGAAGCTGGTCATCGAGCAGATGGCGGGCCGCTGGAAGATCAAGAACGAAGGGCTGCGCCCGCTCGCCATGGAGGCGGCGGCGCTGGCCCGGCGGCTGCGGGTCACGGAGTGGACCTGGATCCCGCGCGAACGCAACAAGCACGCCGACCGCCTGGCCAACGAGGCGATGGACGCCGCCGCCAAGGGCCTGACCTGGAAGGCGGGCGGCACCACCGACCTCCACGCGCAGGAGGGGGTGCGCACCCTGGCCACCCGCCGGACGGACCTCCTCGACGCCGGCGACATTTCCGAAATATCCGCTCCAGCCGCCTCCGTCGCCGCGGCCCAGCAGCGCGTCAAACCCGCCGGCACCGGCACCGGCTGGGCTCCGCCCACCCGCGTGGCCACCTCGCTGCTCCTCCTCAGGCACGGCGAGACCGAGCTGTCCCTGGAACGCCGGTTCTCCGGCCTGGGCGACCCCGAGCTCACGCCCAACGGCCTCGCGCAGGCGTCGGCCGCCGCCGACCGGCTGTCGCGGGAGCCGTACCGGCCGGATGTGATCGTCACCTCCCCGCTCAAGCGCGCCCGCCAGACCGCGGCCGCCGTCGCCGGGCGGACCGGTGTCGACGTCGAGGTGGTCGAGGACCTCAGGGAGGCCGACTTCGGCGCCTGGGAGGGCCACACGTTCACCGAGGTCCAGCGGAAGTGGCCGGCCGAGCTCGCCGCCTGGCTCGCCGACCCGGCCACCGCCCCGCCCGGCGGGGAGAGCTTCGCCACGGCCGCACGCCGCGTCCAGGCGGCGGGGGAGCGGCTGGTGGAGCGATACGAGGGCAAGACCGTTCTGGCGGTCTCGCACGTGACCCCCATCAAGATGCTCCTGAGGCTCGCCCTCATGGCCCCGCTGGAGTCGATTTACCGGATGCACCTCGACCTGGCGTGCCTGTCGCTGATCGAGTACTACGCGGACGGCCCGGCCGTGGTGAAGTCGTTCAACGACACCTCGCACCTGCGCTGA
- a CDS encoding TOBE domain-containing protein: MTTFRISEAAALLGVSSDTVRRWVDAGRLTAERDEHGHRQVNGADLAAFARTQVEAPDGGRSSARNRFRGIVTEVIRDAVMAQVEIAAGPFRVVSLMSRQAADELGLEAGVVAVAVIKSTNVVVETPGQERVAGSP; encoded by the coding sequence GTGACGACGTTTCGGATCAGCGAGGCCGCCGCGCTCCTGGGGGTGAGCTCCGACACCGTGCGCCGCTGGGTGGATGCCGGACGGCTGACGGCCGAGCGGGACGAGCACGGTCATCGGCAGGTGAACGGCGCGGACCTGGCCGCGTTCGCCCGCACCCAGGTCGAGGCTCCCGACGGCGGTCGTTCCTCGGCGCGCAACCGCTTTCGCGGGATCGTCACCGAGGTGATCCGCGATGCGGTGATGGCGCAGGTAGAGATCGCCGCGGGGCCGTTCCGGGTGGTGTCGCTGATGAGCCGCCAGGCTGCCGACGAGCTCGGCCTGGAGGCGGGGGTGGTGGCGGTCGCCGTGATCAAGTCCACCAACGTCGTCGTCGAGACTCCCGGTCAGGAACGCGTGGCCGGCAGCCCATGA
- the modA gene encoding molybdate ABC transporter substrate-binding protein yields the protein MSRRLSRWVLALPLALVVAGLSGCGSGRQAGTSASSAGGGAKEVTVFAAASLTGTFTELGKDFEAAHPGTTVRFNFGSSATLAQQITQGAPADVFAAASPATMKTVTDAGLASSPTTFVRNKLQIAVPADNPGKVDELKDLADPRVKVALCAEQVPCGAAAIKALAAAGLKVTPVTLEQDVKATLTKVELGEVDAALVYKTDVIASAGKVKGIDFPEADQAINDYPIAALTKAPAGDLARQFVDLVLSQRGKDVLVKSGFEAP from the coding sequence GTGTCCAGGCGTCTTTCCCGATGGGTTCTCGCCCTTCCCCTCGCGCTCGTGGTCGCGGGGCTGTCCGGCTGCGGCTCCGGCCGGCAGGCCGGCACGTCGGCGTCCTCTGCCGGGGGCGGGGCCAAGGAGGTGACGGTGTTCGCGGCGGCGTCGCTGACCGGCACCTTCACCGAGCTCGGCAAGGACTTCGAGGCCGCTCACCCGGGCACGACGGTGAGGTTCAACTTCGGCTCCAGCGCGACTCTGGCCCAGCAGATCACCCAGGGCGCGCCGGCCGACGTCTTCGCCGCCGCCAGCCCGGCCACCATGAAGACGGTGACCGACGCCGGGCTGGCGAGCTCGCCGACGACGTTCGTACGTAACAAGCTGCAGATCGCCGTGCCCGCGGACAACCCGGGCAAGGTGGACGAACTGAAGGATCTGGCCGATCCGAGGGTGAAGGTGGCGTTGTGCGCCGAGCAGGTGCCGTGCGGGGCCGCCGCGATCAAGGCGCTGGCCGCGGCCGGGCTCAAGGTCACCCCCGTCACCTTGGAGCAGGACGTCAAGGCCACGCTGACCAAGGTCGAGCTGGGCGAGGTGGACGCGGCGCTGGTCTACAAGACCGACGTGATCGCCTCGGCGGGCAAGGTGAAGGGCATCGACTTCCCCGAAGCCGACCAGGCGATCAACGACTACCCGATCGCCGCGCTGACCAAGGCGCCCGCCGGTGATCTGGCACGGCAGTTCGTGGACCTGGTGCTGTCACAGCGGGGCAAGGACGTGCTGGTCAAGAGCGGCTTCGAGGCACCCTGA
- a CDS encoding ABC transporter permease — translation MVTPEHADPDRAAGRSAAPRQRSGRLPWMLVLPALLGLAFLVLPLAGLLIRAPWSTLPQRLAEPHVLEALRLSLVCATIATALCLLLGVPLAWLLARVDFPGRRVVRALVTVPLVLPPVVGGVALLLVLGRRGLLGQWLESTFGVTLPFTTAGVVVAEAFVAMPFLVISVEGALRGADQRFEEAAATLGASRWVVFRRVTLPLIMPGVMAGAVLCWARALGEFGATITFAGNFPGTTRTMPLAVYLALETAPEAAIVLSLVLLAVSVIILASLRDRWVNSP, via the coding sequence ATGGTCACTCCTGAGCACGCCGATCCGGACAGGGCCGCCGGACGTTCGGCGGCCCCCCGTCAGAGGTCCGGCCGCCTGCCCTGGATGCTGGTGCTGCCCGCGCTGCTCGGGCTGGCGTTCCTGGTGCTGCCGCTGGCCGGGCTGCTGATCCGCGCTCCCTGGTCCACGCTGCCGCAGCGGCTGGCCGAGCCGCACGTGCTGGAGGCGCTGCGGCTGTCACTGGTGTGCGCCACCATCGCCACCGCGCTGTGCCTGCTGCTCGGCGTGCCGCTGGCCTGGCTGCTGGCGCGGGTCGACTTCCCCGGCCGGAGGGTGGTGCGGGCTCTGGTGACCGTCCCGCTGGTGCTGCCCCCGGTCGTCGGCGGTGTGGCGCTGCTGCTGGTGCTGGGGCGGCGCGGCCTGCTCGGGCAGTGGCTGGAGTCCACGTTCGGGGTCACGTTGCCCTTCACCACGGCGGGGGTCGTCGTGGCCGAGGCGTTCGTGGCGATGCCGTTCCTCGTGATCAGCGTCGAGGGCGCGTTGCGCGGCGCCGACCAGCGCTTCGAGGAGGCCGCCGCGACGCTCGGAGCCTCGCGCTGGGTCGTCTTCCGCCGCGTCACCCTGCCGCTCATCATGCCCGGGGTGATGGCGGGGGCGGTGCTGTGCTGGGCTCGGGCGCTGGGCGAGTTCGGCGCCACGATCACATTCGCGGGCAACTTCCCCGGCACGACGCGGACGATGCCGCTGGCGGTCTATCTGGCGCTGGAGACCGCCCCTGAGGCGGCGATCGTGCTCAGCCTCGTCCTGCTGGCCGTTTCGGTGATCATCCTGGCCAGCCTGCGCGACCGGTGGGTGAACAGCCCATGA
- a CDS encoding ABC transporter ATP-binding protein, whose translation MTLDAHLVVTRPAFALDLALQVAAGEVVALLGPNGAGKTTALRALAGLTAMTGGHVVLDGDSVHSLAAEQRPIGMVFQDYLLFPHLSALDNVAFGPRCHGASKSESRRTAAALLEHVGLSAHAAAKPRHLSGGQAQRVALARALAVRPRLLLLDEPLAALDAHTRLEVRSQLRRHLADFDGATVLVTHDPLDAMVLADRLIVIENGAVVQEGAPGEISRRPRTDYVARLVGLNLYRGTADGPRVKVGDLLITTSDRLKGPVFVAFPPAAVALYRTRPDGSPRNVWQARIDGIERHGDNVRVHLDGPITAFADITPAALADLDLTPGQQVWASVKATETHTYPA comes from the coding sequence ATGACCCTCGACGCTCACCTGGTGGTCACCCGACCCGCCTTCGCCCTCGACCTCGCCCTGCAGGTCGCCGCCGGGGAGGTGGTGGCGCTGCTCGGCCCCAATGGCGCGGGCAAGACCACCGCACTGCGCGCTCTGGCCGGCCTGACCGCCATGACCGGCGGACACGTGGTCCTGGACGGCGACTCCGTGCACAGCCTGGCCGCCGAGCAACGCCCGATCGGCATGGTCTTCCAGGACTACCTGCTCTTCCCGCACCTGTCCGCCCTGGACAACGTCGCCTTCGGGCCGCGCTGCCATGGCGCCTCCAAGAGCGAGTCCCGCCGCACCGCCGCCGCCCTGCTGGAGCACGTTGGCCTGTCGGCCCACGCCGCCGCCAAACCCCGGCACCTGTCCGGCGGCCAGGCCCAGCGCGTCGCCCTGGCCCGCGCGCTGGCCGTACGCCCACGCCTGCTGCTGCTGGACGAGCCGCTGGCCGCGCTGGACGCCCACACCCGGCTGGAGGTGCGCTCCCAGCTACGCCGCCATCTGGCGGACTTCGACGGCGCCACGGTCCTGGTCACCCACGACCCTCTCGATGCCATGGTGCTGGCCGACCGGCTGATCGTCATCGAGAACGGCGCCGTGGTGCAGGAAGGCGCCCCGGGCGAGATCTCCCGCCGGCCGCGTACCGACTATGTCGCCCGCCTGGTGGGACTCAATCTGTACCGAGGGACGGCCGACGGGCCCCGGGTCAAGGTGGGCGACCTGTTGATCACCACGTCGGACCGCCTGAAGGGGCCGGTGTTCGTCGCGTTCCCTCCGGCGGCCGTGGCCCTTTACCGCACCCGGCCGGACGGCAGCCCCCGCAACGTCTGGCAGGCCCGCATCGACGGCATCGAACGCCACGGCGACAACGTCCGCGTGCACCTCGACGGCCCGATCACCGCCTTCGCCGACATCACCCCCGCCGCCCTGGCCGACCTCGACCTGACGCCCGGCCAGCAGGTGTGGGCCTCCGTCAAGGCCACCGAGACCCACACCTATCCCGCATGA
- a CDS encoding serine hydrolase encodes MHPLPVVAALAPLILLTSSAPLPDPVPLISVPVAMLTTPAPAPAAEQKPKPSSSYKKALTRSLRDLPGRFAVTAHDLSTGRSYSYNRGLRTATASIVKVDIVMALLLRAQRQRRGLSTWERRAAARAIKVSDNTAASALWSAIGGASGLAAANKKFGLRDTRPGPGGAWGATTTSAADQVRLLTALTSPKSPLSAKNRRYVLGLMADVAAEQAWGVSASGREGTDVALKNGWLPRPRHGGLWTVNSIGRVRDRGHTYLLAVISERHGSMGAGVKTVERVSRLVTKAMSRTAS; translated from the coding sequence ATGCACCCCTTGCCCGTCGTGGCGGCGCTCGCGCCGCTGATCCTCCTCACGTCGAGCGCCCCGCTACCCGATCCCGTCCCCCTCATCTCCGTCCCCGTCGCCATGCTCACGACCCCGGCTCCGGCGCCCGCTGCGGAGCAGAAGCCGAAGCCGTCGTCCTCGTACAAGAAGGCCCTGACCCGGTCCTTGAGGGACCTCCCAGGCCGGTTCGCGGTGACGGCTCACGATCTGTCCACCGGGCGGTCCTACTCCTACAACCGCGGGCTCAGGACGGCGACGGCCAGCATCGTCAAGGTGGACATCGTGATGGCGCTGCTGCTCAGGGCCCAGCGCCAGCGCCGCGGCCTCAGCACCTGGGAACGGCGTGCCGCCGCGCGGGCCATCAAGGTCAGCGACAACACCGCCGCCTCCGCGCTGTGGTCGGCCATCGGCGGCGCGTCCGGGCTGGCCGCCGCGAACAAGAAGTTCGGCCTGCGCGACACGCGCCCCGGACCGGGCGGGGCATGGGGAGCGACCACCACCAGCGCCGCCGACCAGGTCCGCCTGCTGACCGCGCTCACCTCGCCCAAGAGCCCGCTGTCGGCGAAGAACCGCAGGTACGTGCTCGGACTGATGGCCGATGTGGCGGCCGAGCAGGCGTGGGGCGTCAGCGCGTCCGGGCGCGAGGGCACCGATGTCGCGCTCAAGAACGGCTGGCTGCCGCGCCCACGGCACGGAGGGCTGTGGACGGTCAACAGCATCGGGCGGGTACGGGATCGCGGGCACACGTACCTGCTCGCGGTGATCTCGGAGCGGCACGGTTCGATGGGGGCCGGCGTCAAGACGGTGGAGCGGGTGAGCCGGCTCGTCACCAAGGCCATGTCCCGGACGGCTTCGTAG